Below is a genomic region from Bacillus mycoides.
CCAATAAAATGTATAATTTATAATTAGTAATATATTACTAAAATTCCGATTAAGTTAGGTGATAATTATGGGAACTACTGCATTAGGGACCTTTTTAAAAATGTTTGGTGGCAAATTTTTTTCTTTTCTATTCCCTAAAATAAAAAATTCAAAGTTTTTTCGTGATATTAAAGACAAATGGGTCAAAGATAATTATGCACAAAAAACAACTTTAATGTTCCAAGCAGCTATTGACGATGCCAAATCCTCACTAGATTTACCAGAAGAATTGGTCGTTAAATTGTTAGAGGATCCAATAAACAGAGACGAAGTATTTCTTTGGATTTTAAAAGGGGCTCCGGAAAATATTGATGAAAATAATTTAAATCTCGAACCCTATATGGAATCTTTTCCTCAATATCAAGATTTACTTAGACCCTTTTTCGAGTTAATATCCTTTAGTTTAAATGATTATAAAACAAAACATTGGGAACCTGAATTTTTAGAGCTACTTAGTAAAATTGACAATTTAGAACAAATTACAAAAACAGGATTTGACAAAGTAATACAAAAACAATCGGTAACAATAGACCTAGTACAAGAGAATAATCGTTATTTGAAAGAAGTTATAACTCCTACCGAATTTAATGATTTAAACGATTTGATAAAATCCGGAAAATTGATTGCAGCGCGAGAGAAAGCAACTGAAAGATTGAAAAAATTCAATTTAAAACGAAACGAAACATTAGAATTACATCTAATAATAGCCAATACTTATATTGAAAGCAGGGATTATGATGATGCTATAAAACATCTATATACTGCTATCACACATTGTGACCACGAACCTAAAAAGAAAAGGTTAGAAGCATTAGTAAATTTATTTCAAAATCGTTTTGAACAGGCTTATAATTTAATTGAACAGGCTATTGAAATTGAAGGCGAATCTCATGAAAATATAAATATTCAAATCAATATTCTTATTAAACAAGAAAGGTTTGATGAAGCCCTTAAAATGGTTGAAAATCAAGCAGGGGAAGAATTCAAATTATTAGAAGCTAATATTTGGCTCTCTTCAAATAAATTCGAAAAAACCCTTGATATGGCTAATCAAAAGCTAAGCGAAACCCCACTCAATGTTGATTGGTTAATGTTAAAAGCTGAAGCATCCATTTTACGGATTGAACATGATATAGCAAATAATAAAACTATTTATCCTGAGGAAACGCTCAATGAAATCATGCCTTTATTTGAAAAAGTAGAAAAACAAACTAGTGAAAATACTGCCATATTGCATAGGATAAAAGAATTAAAATCCGCTTTATATTTCAGAAATAATAAATACTCAGAAGCAAAATTAATACTTGAAGAAATCTTTCAATCTAATAAAGATTTCTCCAGCTTAGTTTTCAATAATCTTTTATTAAATTGTTTGTATAGTGAGGACTGGAAGAAAGCAATTAGTTTATTGGAAGAAAAAAAGTTAAAACAAGACCTTGCTGAGAAAGAGATTATTACATTAGCTGATGTATATATAAGAGTAAGAAAAGCTGAACAAGCCATCTCCATTTTACAAATTAATGAGTCAAAATTTCACATTAATTCTAAATTTCCTTTTAGCTACTATTTCTCTTATATAAATGCACTGTTCTCACTTTTAAAACATACTGAAATTAGAACGCTAATCAATTCTGTAGAACAAAAAACGAATAGCAATGTAACAATAAGTATTTTAAGAGGCTATTACTCATTTAAAAAACATGAATGGGATAATGTTATTAATTATCTTGAACCTAATATTGATAAGTTAGAGAGCGATGCATTAATTGAATGTGAAAATTGTTTAACTCAAGCCTATGTAAATAGAGGCACAATAGAAGATTTCCAAAAACTCAAGAAAATCATCCTAAATATCCCAAATTGGATTCAACATGAATTTTTACTAGAACGATACGTGCAGGCACTTTATCATCTCGGAGAATATGAAAATATCATCGCTCTAGATAAACAGTTACCGTATAAATCAATATTTTCACTCAATGTTTTATCATATATTTATTTCAGCCTAGGTTGGTATGAGATAGCAAAAGAAAATTATCTTTCTCTATACCAACAAACAGGAACCCTCGATTATCAATTACGTTATGCAAATTGCTTATACCGTCTTGGGAACACCACGGATTGTGTGGATATATTATCCTCGGCAGAAATCCGAGTTAGAAAATCTGGGGAATTTGAAGATTATCAATTACTATGTTTAGCTTTTTTAGATGCTAAGGAATATAGAAAAGCAATGGAATTTGCATATCTAACCTTTATGGCTGGAAAAGATAATCCAAAAGTCTGGGGCTTCTTCTTCTTTCAAATGTCTCAGTTAAGTCAATTTGTTGATAATCCAGATGAAGGATGGATACAAGAATATCAACGAACAATTGATGATTTTGAAAAGGTATTTCCAGATGAAGAACCATTTTTAAGAAAAATTCCAGTTTTAGAAGGAGAGAATTTATCCAATGAATTAATTAAAGAACTAAAGCATTCGACTGATGCAGCTACATATATAAACTCAGCATTATCAGAGCATCGGTCCCCTTTAAATTTTTTAATTAGCACAATGAATAGAGGCCCATTTGAAACTTGGGGGCACGTAGTAAATGAAAAAGACGCCCATCTTTGGATTATAGACGGTTCCTATAAGGAGTTATTTGATGGATCTAAAACAGCTTATTTTTCTCGTAATGTTTTATGTGATTTTACTAGCCTACTCGCCATTAAAAATCTTGAACTTCTTGAAACTCTAAGTGCAAGTTTCCAATTATATATTCATCAAGAACAATTTGATACAGCTTTTCAAGAATATACTCAAAATAAATTACAAACAGAAAAAGGCTTGGAGCTCATATCTTATAAAGATGGAAATGTACAAATGACAAAATATACACCTGAACAAATAAGAGACACACTAAAAAACCAAGAAGAGTTATTTGCATGGATTAATAAAAATTGTAAAAAAGTAGGAAATGTCATTAGTAATAATCATAAAGCGAATTACAAAGATGATAATTTAGCTTTTTTAAACCGTCCGCTAGAAATATGTAGTAACAATAAATGGACTATGTTAGTAGATAGTTTATTAGTAAAAAATTATGCCCAGCAATATTACAAAGTAAATTGCTTTTCAACTTTGGATTTTATCAATTCACTTTTTGCGCAGGAAATCATTAATTCTGAAACGAGAAACAAATGTACTGGCAAGCTATTAATGATGGGCTATGTATTGATTCCAGTTAATTCAGATGTATTTATTTATTACTTAAAGGAAAATAATTACAAAATAACCGATGAAATTTCACTTCTCTTTGACTATTTAAAACTTGAATACTTCAATGAGCAATTCCTAATTAATGTTATTGGTGGAATTCTCGGCTGGGTATGGACAATAAATATCCCCTCAGATGATAGAAAAACATTAACTGAACACCTTTGTACATTATTAAGCACCAATAGAAATGAGTCCGTAGTTATCTCTAATATAATCGAACATAGCAAAGCACATTTTCAATCCTCTGGTGAAGAACAATGGATAAAGATGAGCGAATTTATAAAAACCTTACTAAAGAAAAAATGAAAAATTTAAATAAGACACGAAGAAGACCAATTTTATGTTGGTCTTCTTTAATGCACTTAACATATAGATCTCACGGGTCGCGGGAGTTTTGGTACCGTTGATGAAAACGCCCCCTCCTCGTTTATTACATGATATTTTTTGTTTTTTTCAAAAAGGGTAGGCGAGTACTTTATATCAATATCAAACCCCAAGATTATACAACCACCTTTTTCTTTTCATTCGCTCTAATAAAACCATAACTTACTGATCCCAAATTTTGTTTCTTTAATACACAATTTACTTTTTTCTGTAATTCAATTCTATTCTTCACAGTACCTTTTAAATGATGTAAAGCAATCTTTGCAATTAAGAATTTATATTGTTCCTCTTTTAAGCTATTTTTAAGATTTAACACTGCTTGTTTATCTACTTCCATTACGTTCAACTCCTTTATAAATAAAAAGGAAGCCAGAATATCTGACTTCCACATCCACAAAATATTGTATAACCTTAATCAGAGGTAATAACTAGTTTAGCAAGAGCTTGTGGGTTGAACACCGCACCATCCATATAAGCCTCAAGAAGAAATCCAATTGAACCTCGAAGAGCCTGTTCACTATCTTGAACTGTAATTAGCTCTGGGCCTTTCTTAATCATTACTGCATAGCCAGCTTCAATATTTCCGAACACACATGGAACTTGCCCAATAGCATCGCCAGCTTCTAAAGAATCAGTGACTATTAATTCTAAACCAAGAAAAGTATAAGATACTCGACCATTCACAATGCCGTTCTGCATATAGAAGTGGCCTGCTCCATCTTTCAACTTAGCGAGCCTATTAAAGAACGGGCGTGAAACAATAAACGCTGAACCTTGCAAGTATTCCGGATGAATTGATGTTGCCATATCGAGCATCTTATCCAACAATTCTTCATCAGTAACTGTCGTTGGTAAAGTAAACTTTCCAATCTCCTCATTAGGAACAATACCTTTAAACTCTTCTGACAAAGTACCTTGAAGGATTGATTTTTCAACAGCCTTGAATGTACGCTTTGCTAGTAAGTTAGGAATATATTCATCCATGTTAATTGCAGCATCATTAACTAATTGTGTTGTTAGAGAAAGATATGCTCCTACTCGCTTTTGGCCAAGTTCTACATGTCCAAGAGAAATTATACCCTCAGTTAGATTTTTCCCCTCACCCACAAAAGCCCCTACACCTGTTGATGTTTCTCTGGCAACTTTTAATGTTCCACTAACCGATGGAAACTTACGAGCACGAGCAAATACTGGAGAGGTTTCTTCTAATTTCTCAACAAGTATTTCTGCAACTGCTGTTGGAATTACAGCACTGCCCGCTGATGTCGTTTGAAGACCGAGAGAACGAGCTTCTTCAATTTCACCTTTAACAAATTCATTAAAAGCTCGATTTTCTAAACTTCTATCTTCCACTGCTTTATTCTTATAACTAGTTCCATATCGATGTTCAGTTTTCATATTGTTTTTGTTCTCCTCTTTATTTAATTTAATTTGTTTATCTAATTCTGTAGGTATTTCAACTTCTTCAATTAAATCAATGCCTCGAGCTGCGATTGTCGATTGAGAATACGCAGGATCTCGAACAACTGATACCTCAAATAATTCAAGTTCTTCAATTGTTCTCTCGTAAAGATTAGATTCGAGTAATTTCCAACTGTCTTTGATAGTACGGAAACCAAATGACATATTTCTGAGAATGCCAGAATCGATTAATTCGTAATAATCTTTTCCCCAAGAAGTAGGAGTAATGGTTGCTTCCATAAACAAACCTTGCTCATCTTCAGTTAGTTTCAAAGAGTTATTACGAGTGGAAGCCAAAAGTAATTTGCTCTTATGCTCAGCCAGGAAATCAATATCTTTCGATGCTGTTTGAATAGCACGAGAGAATGCTCCTTTAGCAATCTTTTCAACAAATCGTTTTGTAACTCCCAATACGTTACTTAACTGACCAGTTTTGTTGACATAACCGGAAACTGTCATTGTTCCACCAGTGTTTGCACGTAATTTTGCATCTTGAACTCGAAGTTCCATTTTCATTCTTAATTACTTCCTTTCTAATTTCTATAAAATTGCTTTTAAAAGCAATTAGGGATAAAAATAAAAAAAGATGATACAAAAGTATCATCTAAATCCTGATTCTGTGTTGGTGCGATAACTAAATAAAACACTCAAAATATATATTCAAGTGCTTTATTTAATCATCCTTCAAGGAGGTGAGATCCAAACAGATTCTAAAGTTCGAATTAAGGAGCTCTAAAAACATAATGGATCTCTAACTTTATATGCATAACTGCAACTGGAGCTTCTTCCTGACTTTCCACATCAAGAAGAAAGAAATATGGAAAACAATAAAGAATTAGAAATAAGGGAAATAAGGGAAATAAGTTCCACTCGTCAAAACCTCTCTATTGTATATATACACGAAAGACTTTTTTAAGACAGTTAAATTGCCTATTTATGAAACTTTTTATCTCTCTAATATTAATATATGTTTCCGACACTTTTTGTACGACTTCCCTTCATTTCCTTCCATTTTTCTTTTATTCTTTTCACCTCTTCATTGTCTTCATGTTGAATAGGCTTAACGGTTATATGCTTAACTTGATTTGGAACTTTAAGAGGCTTAGTAATTTGGACCCTTTCTCCAAAGCCATGACGATCTATTTCAACAAACATTTTAAATACCTCCTAGATTTCGAAATTTATCCATTCTTTCAATAATCGTCGCATTCTTGCAGATGGAATATAGCAATACATTTGTTCATTATTTCTGATGCATCCTCTAAACAAGAATTGGATTAAATCTGATATTGCTAACAACTCTTCATCAACTTCAACTCCTCTGTACGAAAAGAATTGATATTCATTTGGATTCATGAATCTATTTAGAAGAAATGCGGTTGCTTTTCTATCAGCATAATCATTTGTTGCTCTAGTATTAAAAGGAACGAAATTATCTTTAGAACGATCATCTTTTTTATTTAACTTACATTTCACATTTTTTAGAGACACAGCATGTCCTTTAAATGACGTCCAAAACAACTCATCATTAGCAACAGGATTTTGAGTTCTGAAAATGGAAACTAAGTTTTTCTTTATCTGTTCAATCTGTTTGGCATCAGCTTTGTCATACCAGTTTTTAGACAAAGATTTTTCAGGATTGTTCCTCTTATTCAAGTAATTTGAGTTCATCGAGCTCTTTCTTCCAGTAGAAGCCTGGTAGTCTTCATAGATAGTTAGCAGGCTGCCAATTAAATTTCTTGGTTCCTGAGTTCTATCATATGTTACTAGCTCATATTTCATTTCATCCTTTCTTCGAACAGAATATTTCTCATAACTAATATTTTTCATTTCGTAGTAGTACTTCTGAATTTGACCATCGAATAAATAAGTTAGTATATATACATCTTTAAATGACTTGAAGTTACTTACAGGCATGGTCCAAAAAATGATGGAATTATTATGGAGAAACAGATTTTTCTTTAGACTAAGTATTTTTATGTCACTGAATTTCTTTCCTTGATAAAGTGGGTCTAACCAGGAGATTTGCCCGTCTTCCTCGATTTTAATAAGATTCGAATCAATCATTACTCTAATGTCATCTTTATCAACATCACTAACTGTATCAAGAACGTTTGCTACTTCATCCATAATAAGAACGTATCCTTCTTTTTTTATATTGAATAAAGTTTCTTCATCAAGCCTAGCAAATAATTCATGAGTCATAACAATATTTACTGCGTCTTCAACAAGAGTCTTAACATGATTTATTTTCTTTCCATTTCCAGATTTAGCATTCGGTTCAAAGAATTCTTTAATAGTCTGATTTTTAATTCTTTCCACTTCTGTCAAAAACGGTGTAACATATATAAACAACTTATCCATATGTTCATTCATATATTGAATTGCATAACTTGTTTTACCTGCTCCACAAATAGCATCAATAACTTTAACAGTCATTTTTCATTCCTCCGTTTGGTTAATTTCCTTATGTTATATTTCTATCTGCTATAACCAAAACGTAAATGGAATGAAGGAACTTTTTAAAGGTTATTTTCCCAGCAGCACTACTGACGTATGTCTTTTTTCTCGAACCTTTTAGGTTCTCGAAGAAATGATTTTTTATATTATTCTTTTTTACGAAAAAGTCCCAAAAGTATTGCGGTTGATACATTTCCAACGAGTTTTTGCACACTTTTTATGCAATTACTTTGGACAATCGAAGATTGGACAAAAAGAACATTACGGTAGTCTAGCTGCTGAAAATTTGAAATGATACATCCTTGTATATAAAATGAGAATTTTATTATCTTTTTCAATGTTTGGCGCAAAAATTTATGAAGTGAGTAGTCTTAAATTAACGGGCAGTTTACTTTAAGAAGGATTAAACCCATCTAATCTAGAATATTAATACCCCAGAAAAATAGATTGAATAAATATGGGATATGCACCATGCTTAATTTATGACCAATGAATTTGGAAATACACTTTACAAAATTTAACACGGGAGAGATGACACTTGGATATTCCTACATATATAGATTTTCTTCGAAAAGCACTCAATAATATTGAGGAAGTTTATTTTGGAAATCAGAATTGGATCGATTCTATGCTAAATGTTCATAATGTTGAATCTCAGAATCGAGAAGAGTTAATACCGTATTTGAGTATGCATCACGAGCGAGTCTTCTGCTATGAACTTTATCATCAACTCCGCAAAATCATGGAACAAAATAAGCTGAATGAAAAGGTGATTTTGCAAGCTGAACTCCGCAAATCTCAAGTAGGCGGTGAAATCGAACAATTATATGGAATGCAAAGCACTGATGGCGTATATTATCCTGACTTCTTAATACATGAGCCTCAAACATTCGATAATCAAGACTTAATTATAGAAGTTAAAGCTAACCCTAGACTTACTGTTGCAGATATGAAAAAGGATATATTAAAAATCGATCAGTTCATAAACAAATATCAATATAAAAAAGGAATCTTCTTAGCAATAAATATTAGCGAAGATAGACGCAACCAGCTTTTAACAAATACTCACCTACTAAAGTGCTTAAAAGAACAAACTACATGTAAAAATGAAATCTTGCTTATGTTTAGAGAATCAGCTAAGAAACCTACAATCTCAAAAAATCTAGCAAGGTTGTTACAATGAACAAAATAGATAGCTTAAAATAAGGCTGTATAACCAGCCTTATTCTTGTTCAAAGTAAGTTTGTGAAATATTGTACTAAAATAAATGGCTGCTTTAGTTCAAGAAGGCGCAAAAGGACCACTTAGATCCTTTTTATTTTTAATAATAAAATAAAGATTTTATTATTAAAAAAGCCGAGCAATTAAGCTCGACTGCGAAATTGCTCAAATGTACTTCCCTTCAGATATGGAACTGCCCACATTCCATATAAACGTTCTTTAATGATGACTCTTCCAGCTCTACGAATTTGCAATTTCTTTTTATGTAATTTTTTCTCAATTTTAGGTTCTCCCTTTTCCTTCTCTTCCAATCTAATCTTATCGAATTCTTCATCTGTGGTTGCTCCATATTTCTCCCAAAAATGATAATTTTCATGGAGCCTTTGTCTAACTTCAATATCGTTATTATACTCATCTTTATTTGTTAAATAGTATAGGCAGTCTCTAAGAGCATCAATTTTCTCATGCATTATATCATCTTCTTGTAAAGAAGTATCTCTTCTTACTGTGTTCCATTCATTAATAAGCTGAACGAGTAATTTATCGACAACATTAACAGCATCTCCTACTGATTTCTGTCTATAATATCCATCACTGTAAAGATAATCTTTTTCAAGTTTGTAGTTTAACATTTAAATTCCTCCAATAATTTGTTTTTATATTTCTTACTTTGTCTTTTTATCTACAAGTTGACAGAGTGTAAAGCAAAATCAGAAAAAATTTTTTCATTAGTGTGAAAAACCAAGTATTATACTTGATCTTCACTCCAGTACTTGTCAAATTCAGTACCACCTAAAGCTGTAACTTTCCTTAGCACTTCCAAGTATTCATAAAAAGACCACCCTCCAATGTGAATAGGATAAGAATCTTCTGGTCTTTTAAACACTCTAGTATCATGTCGTTGCATTGCTCGATAGAACGCTTCCCTTTTATTTTCCGCATTACGGATTTCATCATTAATTAACGAACGCAAAGTATAAAGAATGTTGAGGTCTACTTGATAATTGTAGTCCCTCTCACGAATAATTCTGTCCACTTTCTCCAAATCTGCCTTTGTAATATTTCTTGCGTCGAATCTTTCTTTTTGCACATTTGTCATAATAATAACCTCCAGTATTTTTTTGTTTACACTACTCTTATATCCCGAACGTATGTTTTTTAAAGCAGAAAATGTGACGGATTTGTGAACAAATAAAAAAAGACCTGACATCAGTCAGATCAATAATCTTCATCTAGCGGTTCATAATATTTACTTCCTATGAACTCTTCAGTACCCTATATCTCTTATAGTATTTAAACAACTTCAATTTCTACTTCGGTCACAATTGCATCTCCTGCCCATGTCTCCAAATCGGTTTTTACTAGGAAATCTGCTATCGCAAGACACATTTCATCAGACAATAACGGAACCGCTTGTTTGACGATATTAGAAGGAACATATCCATACTCTTCACTAGCTTTCTCCCATTCTTTATGTGTCTTTTCCATTAAATCAATGAAATTAGGAATGAAGGCAAATTCTTCTCTAAATGTGTCCCATTCAAATTCACCAAAGTACTTATAAAAGAATCCCTCACTTGAAAAATCCGTAATAAACGCCTTCATAGTTTCGCTCGCACATACAAACTTTCTAAAATGATACTCAATAGCTTCCTCACTCGAATTCGCTTTTACCACGCTAATTAACTTATCATCTTCAACACTTTCAGCAAGACATACGGCATATAAAGACATCCCAATTCCTCCACTCATATTCTCATTATAAGGAAAAACATGACAAATAATATAAACTTATTATCTATCATGTTCCTATTCAACACAAGACAATCTGGAGCTTCTGGGAACTATTCTAATCAATCTCAATAAGGTAAATCGCCCGTATTCTCTTCAAGCCAGTTATACATGAGCACTTTATCACTCTTGCCTTCAAAATCCTTTTTACCATACTTCATATCATGATGATGAGCTGTTTTCTTTAAGAATCCATAAACATATGAATCAACGCAATTAACTTCTAAATGAATTCCTCGTTCAATCGCTTCGTACATAAACTTATTTACAATATCCAAATACGTTTTCTTATCCCATCTTCCAGTACTGAATTCTTGATATTTATGTACCGATTCTAGTACTTGTTTTTTAAAAAGAGACATTTTATTCATATTTAGCGTAAGATTGTTAACTTGAGCGTCAGCGCTATTGTTAACAATTATATTATCTTTATTATTTTTATCTTGTTCTTTTTTATTTTTCTTTTTAATAGTTGATCCCTTTTGTACAGGCTTGCCGTTACCTTTGGGTAATGCTAGGGTTTCCCTTTTGGAAAGGCTGGATTGACTTTCTCGCTGTGCTGTCTCTGGATTTGTTGATACATCCAGGTCTTCCCTTTCGGAAGAGCTAGGATTTACCTCCGAAAGTAATTCTTGAACAATCTTGTCTGTGATACAAAAGTACTTCTTTGATGGTACTCCCATAACCTTGGTTTCAACATAACCAGCTTGCTCCAATTCCTTAATAGCTTTTAACTGTTTTTTATATGACAAAGCTGTTTCTTCTTCCAAAGTGTCACTTGTTAAAAAGAAATACTCTTTTCCATCTTTAATCGTTAGCATACCTTTACTGCCAAAGCTTTCATAACTTGAACACAACTGTCCAAAAATAATAGCTCCATTAACTGATACTGTATGAGCTAAAGCTTTGTTATACATGACAAATCCGTTTCCACTTAAAACCGATATTAGTTTCATGCTTCTCCCGACTCCCCTTGACACAGAAGAAAAAGGCTACATATAATACTGATGTAGAAGTTATTCTTCTGCTCTTATTTATTAAGAGATGGTAGAGCGGCCAAACTCATATACCATCTCTTATTTAATTATATATATTATCTGAATATTCGTAAATCTAAAGATTCAAACCTTTCAGTGCCCCATATTCTTTATGCTTCTGTTCCAAATCTTGCCCCCACAGATTTACATATCTTTTAGTGACTGTAATATCTGTATGACCAAGTAAATGCATTAAAGAAAAAGCATCTAAGCCAGATACTATCATTCTTTTTGCCATAGTGTGTCTGAATGTATGAGGACTAACTCGTTTACTTATCTTAGCCTCCTTACCGTACTTTGTAAGCCTCGTTTGAATGCTATGAGGATGCAACTCCTTATTATTTTGACTAATAAACAGCTTGTTCGTAGCAACTTCACCTCGAACTTTAATATAACTTTCTAATCGCTCTTGAGTCGTATCAGATAAATAAACTGTTCTTTCAAATAGATTTTTTGTACTTCTTATAATTAATTTGTTATGTCGAACATCCTCTACATTAATCCCAATTAGTTCAGACAATCTTACTCCTGTATCTAGAAAAACAAGTAAGATCACTTCATCTCTAAAACCAACAAACG
It encodes:
- a CDS encoding phage major capsid protein, with the translated sequence MKMELRVQDAKLRANTGGTMTVSGYVNKTGQLSNVLGVTKRFVEKIAKGAFSRAIQTASKDIDFLAEHKSKLLLASTRNNSLKLTEDEQGLFMEATITPTSWGKDYYELIDSGILRNMSFGFRTIKDSWKLLESNLYERTIEELELFEVSVVRDPAYSQSTIAARGIDLIEEVEIPTELDKQIKLNKEENKNNMKTEHRYGTSYKNKAVEDRSLENRAFNEFVKGEIEEARSLGLQTTSAGSAVIPTAVAEILVEKLEETSPVFARARKFPSVSGTLKVARETSTGVGAFVGEGKNLTEGIISLGHVELGQKRVGAYLSLTTQLVNDAAINMDEYIPNLLAKRTFKAVEKSILQGTLSEEFKGIVPNEEIGKFTLPTTVTDEELLDKMLDMATSIHPEYLQGSAFIVSRPFFNRLAKLKDGAGHFYMQNGIVNGRVSYTFLGLELIVTDSLEAGDAIGQVPCVFGNIEAGYAVMIKKGPELITVQDSEQALRGSIGFLLEAYMDGAVFNPQALAKLVITSD
- a CDS encoding DEAD/DEAH box helicase family protein — translated: MTVKVIDAICGAGKTSYAIQYMNEHMDKLFIYVTPFLTEVERIKNQTIKEFFEPNAKSGNGKKINHVKTLVEDAVNIVMTHELFARLDEETLFNIKKEGYVLIMDEVANVLDTVSDVDKDDIRVMIDSNLIKIEEDGQISWLDPLYQGKKFSDIKILSLKKNLFLHNNSIIFWTMPVSNFKSFKDVYILTYLFDGQIQKYYYEMKNISYEKYSVRRKDEMKYELVTYDRTQEPRNLIGSLLTIYEDYQASTGRKSSMNSNYLNKRNNPEKSLSKNWYDKADAKQIEQIKKNLVSIFRTQNPVANDELFWTSFKGHAVSLKNVKCKLNKKDDRSKDNFVPFNTRATNDYADRKATAFLLNRFMNPNEYQFFSYRGVEVDEELLAISDLIQFLFRGCIRNNEQMYCYIPSARMRRLLKEWINFEI
- a CDS encoding tetratricopeptide repeat protein, with amino-acid sequence MGTTALGTFLKMFGGKFFSFLFPKIKNSKFFRDIKDKWVKDNYAQKTTLMFQAAIDDAKSSLDLPEELVVKLLEDPINRDEVFLWILKGAPENIDENNLNLEPYMESFPQYQDLLRPFFELISFSLNDYKTKHWEPEFLELLSKIDNLEQITKTGFDKVIQKQSVTIDLVQENNRYLKEVITPTEFNDLNDLIKSGKLIAAREKATERLKKFNLKRNETLELHLIIANTYIESRDYDDAIKHLYTAITHCDHEPKKKRLEALVNLFQNRFEQAYNLIEQAIEIEGESHENINIQINILIKQERFDEALKMVENQAGEEFKLLEANIWLSSNKFEKTLDMANQKLSETPLNVDWLMLKAEASILRIEHDIANNKTIYPEETLNEIMPLFEKVEKQTSENTAILHRIKELKSALYFRNNKYSEAKLILEEIFQSNKDFSSLVFNNLLLNCLYSEDWKKAISLLEEKKLKQDLAEKEIITLADVYIRVRKAEQAISILQINESKFHINSKFPFSYYFSYINALFSLLKHTEIRTLINSVEQKTNSNVTISILRGYYSFKKHEWDNVINYLEPNIDKLESDALIECENCLTQAYVNRGTIEDFQKLKKIILNIPNWIQHEFLLERYVQALYHLGEYENIIALDKQLPYKSIFSLNVLSYIYFSLGWYEIAKENYLSLYQQTGTLDYQLRYANCLYRLGNTTDCVDILSSAEIRVRKSGEFEDYQLLCLAFLDAKEYRKAMEFAYLTFMAGKDNPKVWGFFFFQMSQLSQFVDNPDEGWIQEYQRTIDDFEKVFPDEEPFLRKIPVLEGENLSNELIKELKHSTDAATYINSALSEHRSPLNFLISTMNRGPFETWGHVVNEKDAHLWIIDGSYKELFDGSKTAYFSRNVLCDFTSLLAIKNLELLETLSASFQLYIHQEQFDTAFQEYTQNKLQTEKGLELISYKDGNVQMTKYTPEQIRDTLKNQEELFAWINKNCKKVGNVISNNHKANYKDDNLAFLNRPLEICSNNKWTMLVDSLLVKNYAQQYYKVNCFSTLDFINSLFAQEIINSETRNKCTGKLLMMGYVLIPVNSDVFIYYLKENNYKITDEISLLFDYLKLEYFNEQFLINVIGGILGWVWTINIPSDDRKTLTEHLCTLLSTNRNESVVISNIIEHSKAHFQSSGEEQWIKMSEFIKTLLKKK
- a CDS encoding tyrosine-type recombinase/integrase, which encodes MKRRGELTDEELKIIKKKISDEEAYEKFFKDCYLRNLRPATIGYYKNEFHGAKKIINKQLVEWEQKDVEDLILKSKQLMKVTTINTRLRALRSFYNFLDKHKLIDKNPMKNIKLLRDRQKTIETLDNQEIEKLIKTIRKQKTFVGFRDEVILLVFLDTGVRLSELIGINVEDVRHNKLIIRSTKNLFERTVYLSDTTQERLESYIKVRGEVATNKLFISQNNKELHPHSIQTRLTKYGKEAKISKRVSPHTFRHTMAKRMIVSGLDAFSLMHLLGHTDITVTKRYVNLWGQDLEQKHKEYGALKGLNL